In Myripristis murdjan chromosome 18, fMyrMur1.1, whole genome shotgun sequence, the sequence ggtatgcatgcgtgtgtgtagaTGTTTACAGCTGGATGTTCATGCAtgtacctttgtgtgtgtttagtgcttgtgcatgcatgtgtgtgtatgtgcatgtatgtgtgtgtgcgtgtgtgtgtgtgcgtgcgtgcgcctGTGCAGAAAGCCTTATCGCAGCACTGCATTACATCCAGCACATCTGTTACCATTAAAGCTATTGGACGTCTTTAGCAGATATAAAACAAGAATTCAACGCAGGGGTTATCGCTGTGGCATCAAACCAAAAACCTTTCATTTGAAAAGGATCCTGACCAGGAGGAAACGGGGGTCCAGCCCCCCCTCGAAGGGCCCCGAAAGGGAAAAACCGCATGAAACAAACGGAACAGTGTGCGCTTTAGCCAAATATCTGTTGAACTGAAGATACATTTTGTCTCTAACAAATGTCAGCGTGGCTTTGCTCGACGTCAAATGAAGGGGTTTGCTAATAGGCTGGAGTTCATGGGAGTTTCAAAAGTTCAGGAAGAGGGTCTCTGCTATCAAAAGAAAGCCCCCCTGCCAGGAGACTTGAGTCAATTCGCGGTAGATATGTAACCTAACACTGTTATTATCACTGACACAAACGTCCAGCGTTGTTGCCCAAGCCCCCGCCACCCGCCCCCCTTCTCTCCTTCAGTTCCACGAACAAATTCAATGATCCATCGAAATTCTGAATGAGAGTTTCAGGCTTCAACCACATGCAGGACGCGAGGTTCAACTTCAAACCGACCGTTCAACCGCGCAGCACTTGAAACCCGGCGGTCACTTAGCTCCGACATCCAAAAGTGGTCACTTGATCCCATTTTTTGGTGCTGCTTAAAAGAGCCGAGATGCTCTGCAGTCTCCGATGGTTCTTTCGCAGCTTTCCAAAAGCCACAGTCTAATCTCAGCAAACTGCAGAGTTTATTCTGCACTCTGagtggcgttttttttttttggagtttttcAACGCTGAGACAGCCGTGGTTATTTTGTATGAGCGAGCCGAGCGTGGGAAAATCAGCTTCAAGGCCTCGGTCCACCGTCCAGCAGTCGACTTGGAGCAGATAATGGCAGTCTGCTCGGTGTTTGGGACGCAATTAGAAacaaaaatgatgaatatgtttattcagggttcccactctatttcaaatgtaaaattcctCAACTTTTCAATGACTTTCCAGGACTAAAATATTGGAATTTCCATGACCTACATAAATGTAACTGGAGATCTTTTTCATTAACCAAAGAGGTCTTATTAAGATTtataattctgttttattctgtttgaaAATGTTCCTTTGCATTGAATGTCTCATGTTGAGGATAAGGAATGctgcaccaaaaacaacaattcAATACAAATATTGTGTTTGGTGAATAACTAGTTAATGATGTTTTAAAACCGAGGCTGACAAAATTCCCTGATATAAGAGCAGAATGAATAGAATATAACTTTATTATGCAcaagtggaaatttgtctttgtggCATATGCACATAAAAGGCACCCAAAACACACGGGCACAGACGTCAAGGGTCACCAGACAAACCACAGAATTCAAATTGCAAATAAACTGCatcaaattaaatacataaGGAACCCAGctattggcaaaaaaaaatcatgagacCTGGTTGAGCAAATGCCAATCAATGTTCTCATTTTATGAATTAAGGAAAGTAATTGCATTTGGTACAAAAGAACAGATTCTGTGCAGACTTTTTGTGGCTCTTGACGTCCTAGGAGCCTTTCAAACTGAGGACGGGCGATCAGGTGCAATTGTTTTTCTTGCCTTTCTCAAGGTATGGAAGCTACAAATGTATATTCCATGACTTGCTTAatgaatttattaaattccctgacatttttcttttcttttctttccttttattcAATTTGGTAGTTCTAAGACATGTGTATCTAAGTATTTTTGTAGTACCCTTCAAAATTGTTTCATTTGAGTCTGGCATTCTTAGTTTCTGTTGTTGCATGTGAAATTATACTTTATTTTTGCtcttatatatatttattcatttatttttaacatttctatttctatttttagtgttcttaatttttattttagtcaccaaacaaataaatgtttgaacactttccctgtctggaatagacttttcacaatttcacaaatttcatatttctttttctattttttatagttTCACTTATGCTTGCAATATATTCTTGCGAGAACCTGAGCAACtacaactgacccaatttcccctcaggatCAATAAAGAGTTGCTCTGATTATTGATCAACAAGACAGACACCCTGaaatgcatcatgtttttaccCAGACTGTTTAAATGCATGCATACTGACTACAGTGTGGACGTAATGCATGCGTTGGCTGTACACAGAGTCCAAACAGACCATCCAGTACTTGTTGAGTGCAACAAACTCTCTGCAGATGTTACCTGTGCACTTTTTAGCAAAACATAAGTTAGTCTACCAGTTTCACAGTCTGGCACTGGAGCTGTTATGCAGTCTGACAAAAGGACCAGTTTAAGGGCTAAGAGGAATGACCTTGGTGAGGGCCTCGATCTGGAACGTTTGTCTGTTGTCCTTCCCCTGAATGTTTTATAAGCCTGTATTCACCACTGCACTAGCTGACTATACTGCATGGTTCGCCTCAGTCACTggcacatttttatatatacagGGCTCTTCTTGGCAAACAGCCCTCATATTTATGCTCTTTTTATCAAGAAAAATCGCCTGCAttccaatgatttttttttctttttttttttcttacagttgTCAGTTCCAAAAGCCCTGCACTGAAATGGGAAATAAATCCATTATGGTGTCAGGCCCCGGGACCTGgaatgattttcaaaatgacctgaaaatgaagaTCCTCATTCCATTGACTGCGTCTAAAGCTGTGGTTAGAAATGCGGTCGCTACATCAAATGAACTCTCGTCCTGCTTTTTTATGAGCCACTTTTGTTTGACTCTTATTTGTAGTTTTAAGGTTACTTGAtgctcttgtgttttgtcttgtgtgtACTGCACCCCTTGTCTGCTGCTGTCTCAGCCAGGACTCTCTTGACAAAGAGAGGTGAATCTCAAGTGACTTTCTggttaaataaacagacaataaataaatacagatatatatattaAAGTGTACAAAGAGATTGCAGATCCTTAACTTCTTTTGGATCTTGACCTTTTGGTTGATGCACCGTTTTTGAGTGCAACTGACTACTTTAAGGgctaacaggaaaaaaatgtattttgtttaggTTGGGCAAGCTGACAATCTGAAAATACATATCTAGGGATTGGATTCTCCTAATGGCAGTCAAGTATGTACTCGACTAGTGTGCTTTTCATGCTTAGCCCCACCTATACATGCATACTGAGTGTGAACAGTGTTGACCCATGGTTCAACTTCCTTCAGCCAGGAACACATTATCTCAGTCCACATTtcactttgtctcttttttgtctATAAATCTGACAACGTCAAGTTATAATCCAGTTCCCCTGACGCCAGACGCCTACTGAGAACTAACCTGGCAACCCCTGACTTCTTTATGAACCTATAAATGCGGTGTGTCTGTCGCTATAATAGTTGGTATTATATTATAGTGTGAGTAttactgtgtgtacatgtgatttTGACGCATGTGTGAGTAAAACTGCATTCTTGAGCGAGCAAGTGTTAGTGCCATTACCTCTGTAGGCGTGTAGCTCCTTGCTGAGTATCTCTGGTGCAAAGGTTGCTGGTTCTCCTGGGATTGGGAAGGGGTGTTGACTGGATAGAAGGCTGACCGAGGGACTTGACTCTGGGCTTGGCTGTGGGACAGTGCCTGGGGCTGGGAACTGTTCAAGTTGTGTTGGAGCTCTTGATTTCTCACTTTAATGTCAGCACTGTTGTAAAAGTCCTGATTGGAGGTGAGTTGACTCTTGAGGTTCTCcctttccttctgtctctcaagctctttttctctttcttttctgagCTGTTCCTCTCTGGCCCGCTccagctctctttctctctcctgctcaagctctctctccctttccctctcccactccctAGACCGCTCCTTCTCAATCTCCCTCAGCCTCACTCGCTCTAATTCCaattccctctcctctttttctttctcatgttgtctctccctctctcttacccactcttccctctccctttctcttgccctctcctccctctctctttccctctccatctgtttttccctctccctgctAGTGCTCACAGACTGCCTCCTGGCTTCCACAGAGTTGGGAAGCAAGGTGCTTTCCTGATGAAGTCCACCCTGATAAGAATATCTTCTCTGGGCTTGGTGCTGACCAAGGTCGCCTCCCTGAGACTCTACAGGGTGAGGGTATTTCCTCTGCCTGCGACTTGTGAGTCCAGAGAGATTTGACACAGAACCACTCTTGCTCGTCTCCTCAAAAAACTTCATCCTGTCTGCAAATGGGAGGATATCGGACTCATCCACACgagaagtggaggaggagcgAGTGTAGGAAGAGGTGAAGGCACAAACCCCATGCCGTGACCCTGTGACCCCTAACACCCTCTCACCTCGGAGTCCAAACCGTCGGTCCAGTTCAGGTTCTGGTTGGAGTTTATGTTCAGGAGTCCAGCGCCAGCGGCGGGCCTTGCCAGCCGGCGCTGGCTCTTCCACAACCCGGATCCCGACACCAAAACTAGGCACACTTTGACCTGGGTCTATAATCTGGACGGTTCTAGATAGCTCATAGTTCTGGTTCTGAGTGTTAACTGTGGGCTGAGATTGAGTCTGTAATCCCTCACAGCTAGTCTCACTTGAGGTGCGCAATTTTTCAACTGCTGCTGTAGTTTGGGACTCTAGGTGGCTATTGCGTGGGACAAATGCAACTTTGGTACTTCTTCCTTGGGGTGGCTGGTCTGggtcttctctctcttcatggATGTCTGgaccctcctcttcctgtacAGTTTCCCCACTACAGAACAACCCCCCTGGGTTGCGgctcttctgaagctgggcctTTTTTCTCTGGATCTCGTTCCGGAGGTTGGTAGCAAACCGCTCACTGCGACGCCGGTTCCTTCGATGGTTCCTGAATGCATTTAACTTCTTCATTGCTGTCTCTCCTTCTACATCCACTTCATTTCTTCCTGCTCGTGCTCGTTCTAGTCCTTGCTGCTCCTCCAGTAAGGTGTCCACACTGGCAGCAGCACTAAGAGGACCAAAATCTCTCTCAAGTACCCGGTCAGAGCTTACTCTTCCCTGGGTTGATGATCCAGTGGGTTCCCCTGGGACACTCACAGAGCGACCCCAATGGTGGTGATGCTGAATAGGGGAGAGTGACCCACCATCTACATGCTCTACCCCTTCCAGCCTCTCACCTACATCTCCATCTACGCCATCCCCATCCAAGAACACCGATCCTGGGGTTGAGCAGCGACTTCCTCTTTGGAGGTGGTTGACAGACCCTTCTTGCCCACTCAGGTCTGCGCTGAGGTCTTCCCTCATGGGCTGGAGTGATGAATGGGACCACTGGCTGCTACAAGGGGATATGGAATGATCTGAAGGGTTTGACTGATCATAAGGCTCCAATGACGAGTTATCACCATTAAACTGTAGCAACTGAAGCTGCGAAGCGAGGAGCTTCTCCGGGGCACTGTGGCGGTGCAGTCCTGAAGACGAGTTCTTGGTCTGTAAGTGGTTGACCTGAGTCTGCTCCTGATCCTCGGTAGAGGGTTCGGGTGGTAGGGAGCCAGGAAGAGGAGAGTTCCTCCCTGGGTCCGGGTGGTGGTGGTCTGAGGTGGCATCTGAATCACAGTTTTTACTACCACATCTGAGACCTCTTAGTCCTTTGTCCTGACTTCGGACATCATGGCATGACTCCAAGGAAATCTCTTTGAAATTCCCATTTCTATCACCTACTTCTGACTCCACCGAGAAGCCGTTACAAATACCCGATTCAAGGCGCTGGGGTGACTTGTCATCGTCATGGTAACAGGAGAGCGTGGGAATTTCAATCGGAGCTGAGGTGCAACGTTTGTCAGCAACCTCAGGTCGACTCCGTGTTGCCCTGAAACTGTCCTTCCTGGTTGGAGGCTGAGGGGGATtcacctttctctctgtccttcgtTCTCCCCTCCGCTCGTCCTCAtaacagcaggaggagggccGCTCTTTTACCTCAGCAGGCCTTGGTCTCGGCCTGGTTAGCGACCTGGACTTCAGTCCCATCAGGTGGGCCTCATCCTGGGCCTCACCTGATGAGCTCCCCAGGGTTGAAGCATCCCCACCTGGGTAGCCTCTACAAATGGGCCCCAAGTTCTGGAGGAGGTTATCCATGGAGCAGGCCTCACCGGGCCTCAGCGGCACCGTTGCGTAGTCGGACGTGTTTGAACTAGCTGAGAAGGAGCTGTAGGCGGAGTCTCTCTTGTTGTTGAAGAGGGCGGAGTCGACAGGTGAGTTGTGGGAGTCGGAGTACGGCTGTGTGGTGGGTGTGATGGGGTCCAAGCTCTCCATGGAGCCAAGGGAACTGCTTTGGTCAGTGGAGGAGTACGGTCTGGACAGCTGACTCCACTGCATGGACAAGtcactagatagatagatagatagatagatagatagatgaagaGAAATGGGGAAAGACAGTTTCAGAATAAGTacaaaaggtaaaataaataatgtatttaaCAAAGTAAAATCACTGTAGTAACTGAAGAGTAGCCTAATACagagttttgttaaaaaaaaaaaaaaaaaaaaaattggatgtcCACCATTtaaataggaaaaaaacaaggtaCTTCGGACAAAAAGACATTCTTGGCTAACAAAATAGTTGtgcctttttactttttttactgGGACATCTCTAATTTAGAAATATTGAATGACAAGGGTCAGGTAATGCTTTTCCTCTCTATAGCATTTTGGAATACCAATCTTAAGCTGTACAGCTGGAGAATCTGTTTTATATCAGTCCCAAGCCAAAGAGCCACAGCAGCCCCCATGTGTTTTTAAAGACCCTCAGAGGAAGCCTTTTTAGGCAGAGAGGGATTTCCTCCTCCTCAATTCCTACAGCCTGGAGTCAGATCTCTGAGTCAAGCCTTGattcctctcatcctctccccTTCTTCCCCTTTCAttgctttcttcctctcttgttGATTCTTCCTGTCTCATCTCCTTTAACTTCAACTAAAGATTTTCAATTTCCAAAATGGGACATCTGTCTTTTGAAATGTGAATCCTGCTCCAAGAAAAGATTTAAGTTTCATTTTACAGGACGGCAGATAATTTAAGTCCTTGGCTGGTGTGATGACAACACTTTCACAAAGCAAAGCTGAATGACAAACTTGACAAGTGATATAATTTTCCCCCCAACATGAACTGAGAAAAACTTCAGCTCTTCTGCtcattttttccaccaaaatcACTTTTGCATCCCTGGAGCGTCATACCCGCTCAGCTGGATCATGCCAAATAACTGCAActtcctgggttcaaatccgacctggGATCATCTGACGCAAGTATTCCCCACCTCCCTGTTTCTTTCTACACTTAACTGCCTATTCAAGACAACATCCCAAAAATAACATATATTTTCTGAGGTATTTTTGTATTCCTGTAATCGTGACCTTTTAAATAAAGCGATgtaatacacaaaaatacaatgaGAGTATCTGTTCTTGGTTCAAATCTGACTCATATGCACCGGCAccagacattttcttttttattgtggtATTTCTTTTTCCTATAAAGGGGAGAAAGGGTGGTCCACCCTGCCTTTGTATTGTTGGTTCTTTTATTTCAAGACTGTAGGAAAGTGGGCAGGGAGACAGCGAAGGAGGAGAGACACTGGAAAGAAATTTCTGGAGGGTTTTGATCCTGAACCAGAGGGGGGAAACACATGTGGATCCAGAGGTGGAGGAATTAATCAGCTGACTATCTCTGGGCTGCTTTCCATGGATTTTGAACTAAAATTCATGGAAAAGCTGTATTCTGATGagtttcctttttgtttataCCACTAcactaccaccactaccactatACTGATACTAAAAACTGATTCTGTACCAATAACCTGGTCATCCAGAGATTTTGTTTCAGTAATTCTCATTTTTGGGTCATTAATTGCTTTATAACAAAGCACAAATgccataaaataatgtaaaaccttTATAATATACTGGATTGCATGGGAATAAATATAAACTTGTCTTGGAGGAGCTATGAATCAAAAAGGAGAGGCTGCTCTATGCATTTGACCCGAGcgaagggaggaagagaggaaatgagacagAAGCGGGACAGGAAATGACAGTCACCCCTGCCCAATCAGACGGCAATGTGGAACATGTGAGTGTGCAGAGTGACACAGAAAaccatggagacacacacacacacacagtatgctgcaaaaaaaactcCATTACCAAGTTTTTtcgtctcatcttcagtgttaaaatcttgttttccttcaaacaaggtaaaaaaaaaaatatgcgagtaaaatgagataatcccacttgagtcccacaaaaatatgttgaaacaaggcagaataaggcagatcaacccactaggatcaagaaaatgacacttgattcaagaaatttctggaaacaagttgattagcgttgattatctaatcccactggcagattattttagcttctttgtagaaaaatacaattttgaaGACTCAATTCAAGCTGAAATGACTTATTTTAGTGAACTTTTGGCAGCGTGGAATAAACAAGATGTCCAGATTGATGGCATTAATCCTCAGTGTGTCaatgaacataaacacacacacacacacagacacacataagaTAACACGCATAAGTGTTTAgatccccccacacacacttatatgACAAACGCTTACTTGGTAGTGAGTATAGATAAACAAGTTAGTGTTCAAAAGCGCTTTGCCTGACACACATGATCCTttgtgtagacacacacacacacacacaaacacacttgtggACTGTACAAAATGTCCATCTCATTCACACAAGCACAGTTTATTGaatgtcttcctctctttgtccaCATGTTCTGGGAGTCACATGCCATTGTCCAGAGTTATGCCGGGAGCTGCCTCCTCAtcagatgctgtgtgtgtgtttgtgtgtgtgtgcgtgtgtgtgtgtgtgggcgcgcaATATGTACCAGCAGAGGAAGCCGGCCCTGACTAACTGTGGgaaatgagacacacacacacacctctatctGAGTCTATTGGGACTATTAGAGCTAATAGCGGTGCATTATATCAGCGATGGTTATCGAAAGGAGAACAGAGCGCAGGCAGCTGACGTCACAAGGAGCCGATAAACAAAGACATAAAAgctatttttaaaatgagtCAATATACACATGCCTacttcccctttctctctttcagggGAGTACAGTGGATCTCTGTGCGATGGTGAAACAAAGGCTcccactgctgtgtgtttttctttcgttctttctctctttcttcttttccacTGGACACTCGATTGATCTCGAGAACATGGAAGCTTCAGCGGGTCAAATCCAAGACTTTTTAAGACTATTCTCACAGGCAAAAtggatgtgaaaatgaaaacgaaAAAGTGTACACCCACAAGAATTTGCGTGACCAAGCTTATTTATTTCTAGAAAAACTGCACACTAAAACCCCATTTTGAGACTTCTACAACTGAATCTAGGACTTTTATTCCCTTATTTAACTATCTTCAGGACTTTTTACAAGTTTAGattttctaatttctaatttttgtCTAGACTATGAATCATCTCATTTTGATaagaaatttatttttaattcttaGCGTACACTGTTGCAtgtcagattcagattcaggagTTGTTGAATAATACTTAAAATATTTCGCTTTAATTTCCCTTCATACGTATTTGTGGCCGTtcaacaaaataagaaatataatcCTATGGATCAGGTTTAGGCCGAAACGTTCCcagagacagacggacagagcGCAGGTCATCGGGGACATCTGATTGGTTATCGGTTTGGAATGTTTGAATGGAAAACCGAGAATAGACCAATGGGCTTCCTGCGTGGGCGGTGCTGACATGAGAACACGGTGATGTCACCGGTTTCCTGGCGATTGTTGACTTTCGGAGACCAGTCACAGGgacaaaccccccccccccagtgaCTATGAAGTCATGGAGTGACTGTGTATGACATACAGTCTGGTTATAAACCTGCTGCTTTTACATAATATTACACCCATCCCATCAGGCCAGATTAGGGAAGTAGGTGTCCCAATCCTCCAGACTGAGATTTGTCCTGTCTCTTAAATCCATTTCTGTTATCTGTTATGGTCAGTGGTGGGAAATCTGTGCGCACACAGGAAGAGACACATCAAAATTGAAGGATGAAATACAAAACTTGCAAAACACAAGCAAGCGAGCGTTCTGTTCAGACAAAACTGGTTCACCAACATTGGCTGGACCTTTTATTCGTCTCCAAATAAGACGATCACAGAGAGAAGCCactaagataaaaaaaaaattgacaccATGTTAAATCATTTCTGGGTATTCAGGACTTAAAAATTCAGTTGCTTCTCACTGCTAATTTGTAATCTTGCCAACCGTGTGGCTGTAACTAGTTAACCAGATGATAAACCTGTTCAGCTCTGTTTGTCActgttcactgttttgttttgttcaaatccaaagaactttattttaaattctaccAGAGATCCCAAGCTTTCCAAcaatcccaaacatgagctgctgaattgcagggaaattagtctaaaatgatgcacaagacatgaagACCTTTTCTATCTAATGTGATGCTGCAGTTGTTGCATCTtgactttgaatatttcactcagtatcagtgtgatggagcttcagtgaagctgcaaccagcagagacacaatacAGATGAGATTCTGTCCTGCTGTAtggacaaaaaaatcaacattaatattacttaaggggaaatttaagggaaaatctgaGTTCAAGGGCTTACATCCACGCATTACTTTTAGCAGGCCAGAATATTAGATGGGTAGAGACTGTGATATCACACTTATTTAGATATAAGCTGTTTAATAATTCaattgtttacattttctcatattaaaaaagagataaatTAGCAATAAGAGCTTCATTTCACCAAAAATAATCTGCGTGTTGTCTCATTGCTTCGACAAAGCCTTCAGATTGGCACATTGGCTGTCAACTAACATCTGTTTGC encodes:
- the shroom4 gene encoding protein Shroom4 translates to MQWSQLSRPYSSTDQSSSLGSMESLDPITPTTQPYSDSHNSPVDSALFNNKRDSAYSSFSASSNTSDYATVPLRPGEACSMDNLLQNLGPICRGYPGGDASTLGSSSGEAQDEAHLMGLKSRSLTRPRPRPAEVKERPSSCCYEDERRGERRTERKVNPPQPPTRKDSFRATRSRPEVADKRCTSAPIEIPTLSCYHDDDKSPQRLESGICNGFSVESEVGDRNGNFKEISLESCHDVRSQDKGLRGLRCGSKNCDSDATSDHHHPDPGRNSPLPGSLPPEPSTEDQEQTQVNHLQTKNSSSGLHRHSAPEKLLASQLQLLQFNGDNSSLEPYDQSNPSDHSISPCSSQWSHSSLQPMREDLSADLSGQEGSVNHLQRGSRCSTPGSVFLDGDGVDGDVGERLEGVEHVDGGSLSPIQHHHHWGRSVSVPGEPTGSSTQGRVSSDRVLERDFGPLSAAASVDTLLEEQQGLERARAGRNEVDVEGETAMKKLNAFRNHRRNRRRSERFATNLRNEIQRKKAQLQKSRNPGGLFCSGETVQEEEGPDIHEEREDPDQPPQGRSTKVAFVPRNSHLESQTTAAVEKLRTSSETSCEGLQTQSQPTVNTQNQNYELSRTVQIIDPGQSVPSFGVGIRVVEEPAPAGKARRWRWTPEHKLQPEPELDRRFGLRGERVLGVTGSRHGVCAFTSSYTRSSSTSRVDESDILPFADRMKFFEETSKSGSVSNLSGLTSRRQRKYPHPVESQGGDLGQHQAQRRYSYQGGLHQESTLLPNSVEARRQSERERELERAREEQLRKEREKELERQKERENLKSQLTSNQDFYNSADIKVRNQELQHNLNSSQPQALSHSQAQSQVPRSAFYPVNTPSQSQENQQPLHQRYSARSYTPTETYPARQQQTAKLNRNYSLTERDYPRWKHDSQPLEGANQQQQQHQNSHQAQWGPRQNNSKNDDRYESAFAPPPAPLSLRGRAMSENDLRFDSSHRWSPLVSMVTTQTLSEVEEVGDGSIRVGEGGSVTRQSKKKTPPPPRPPPPKWEQFHRRRASHHTLFTSPPQFNSSMTPPPNHNTHTSFTSTSHSSSSLPPSETSRQRSYSLPPQRQEVSDGCPHCSCGQSQSQVKERPYSQASPNQSQPPVHERPYSQASPNQSQPPVHERPYSQASPNQSQPPVHERPFSQASPNQSQPPVHERPYPLALPSQSQVPIQDQPFLIAPPSPMFSRRAFRPVAPPQRERSGHGLQQDRLDILPPLPPPPPPQPTENSVSSLSEMEHNCSPNHDRITVVKPHKHQANLRPGAEWEKNPPPKVHSDTAFPATIANGGGSGAVSPESYFAMNYEQQQQQLRINRSFQGYSKNTEPRKILEPEPGTESETTLSPSPAHSLEAELDIPMETDIDDFQEEEGLPMEDEPISSELPCFALPVTVLETDIDTLPDSETSLAGRMRAESGSLEEELEAGERLEELFPQNSEGESGTEGWRGAYRNTEHSTDSLDRRSGASSSCSSYYGTSAAKAQVLSQMADSRERDDDDELIYKKQLMESLRKKLGVLREAQRGLQDDIRANAQLGEEVESMVVAVCKPNEVDKFRMFIGDLDKVVSLMLSLSGRLLRVETALDTLDPDSAHHERLPLLEKKRQLMRQLAEAQDLKDHVDRREQAVGRVLSRCLSPEQHRDYSHFVKMKAALLVEQRQLEDKIRLGEEQLRGLRESLGLGLGMGMGMSLGYGHY